Proteins co-encoded in one Flavobacteriaceae bacterium MAR_2009_75 genomic window:
- a CDS encoding ferritin-like metal-binding protein YciE, whose product MKNLEQLFEHQLKDLYSAENQLLEALPKMAKKASDSKLKQAFENHLEETKGQKERLEEICDELSISPDGEKCKAMEGLIKEAEDFIEEAEDSEVMDAGLIAEAQRVEHYEISGYGTAVRYAKELGHKDIASKLQKTLDEEYEADNKLDKLAESRLNREAIS is encoded by the coding sequence ATGAAAAATTTAGAGCAATTATTCGAACATCAGTTAAAAGATTTATATAGTGCTGAGAATCAGCTTTTGGAAGCTCTTCCGAAAATGGCCAAGAAAGCTAGTGACTCAAAACTGAAACAGGCTTTTGAAAATCATCTTGAAGAAACGAAAGGCCAAAAAGAGAGACTGGAGGAAATTTGTGATGAACTTTCTATTTCACCCGACGGTGAGAAATGTAAGGCTATGGAAGGTTTAATAAAAGAAGCCGAAGATTTTATCGAAGAGGCTGAAGATAGTGAGGTTATGGATGCCGGTCTGATTGCTGAAGCACAGAGAGTAGAGCATTATGAAATATCCGGCTATGGAACTGCGGTCAGATATGCCAAGGAATTAGGTCATAAGGATATTGCCTCTAAACTACAGAAAACTCTTGATGAAGAGTATGAAGCGGATAATAAATTGGATAAACTGGCAGAAAGTAGATTGAATAGGGAAGCAATTTCCTAA
- a CDS encoding putative GH43/DUF377 family glycosyl hydrolase: MFVNVQRKNLKFVPDSSRVIARFFNNGNKRTADLIKRIISLDNHTIKRELNHTLREFAGRHRNISQIFLTHFQNHTDLVKEMGLKISDFTEAKKLLIGSYSTMEYSIESAAMFNPSIIEDFDQSFLAKGEKRVIISFRATGEGHLSSIVFRRGILDENDDLHMAKVRNHIDAAKIVKKKSYDKNRFMQKMKEMNITKKYTSTIMDHLPDHFEYHQLKNIVNVVLTDDITDEKRLALEEITWLVDSYYDIEFSVDSDISERAIFPISPSESRGIEDARFVRFTDEDGKEKVYATYTAYDGHTILPKLLSTEDFTTFRIMPMHGMAAQNKNFALFPRKIKGKYAVLARVDGVNNYIMFSDRATLWNEPIKIQEPKYPWEFTQIGNCGSPLWTEHGWLIITHGVGPMRRYCIGASLFDLEDPTKQIGRLAQPLLSPLEEEREGYVPNVVYSCGAMIHNNSLILPYAVSDYSSSYATVNLKELISALKA; the protein is encoded by the coding sequence ATGTTTGTAAATGTTCAAAGGAAGAATTTAAAATTCGTTCCCGATTCTAGCCGGGTAATCGCGCGTTTTTTTAATAATGGCAACAAGAGAACGGCAGATTTGATAAAACGGATAATATCTTTAGATAATCATACAATCAAACGTGAATTGAATCACACCCTGCGAGAGTTTGCGGGTCGACATCGCAATATTTCGCAAATCTTCTTGACCCACTTTCAAAATCACACTGACCTTGTAAAAGAGATGGGTCTTAAAATTTCTGATTTTACGGAAGCCAAAAAATTGTTGATTGGATCTTATTCTACTATGGAATATTCGATAGAATCGGCAGCAATGTTCAATCCTTCAATTATTGAAGATTTTGACCAATCATTTCTAGCAAAGGGCGAAAAGCGTGTCATTATATCATTTCGGGCCACTGGTGAAGGTCATTTGTCTTCAATTGTGTTCAGAAGGGGTATTTTAGACGAAAATGACGATTTGCATATGGCAAAGGTCAGAAACCATATAGATGCAGCTAAAATCGTAAAGAAGAAATCGTACGATAAAAATCGATTTATGCAAAAGATGAAAGAGATGAATATTACAAAAAAATATACATCTACCATAATGGATCATTTACCTGACCATTTTGAGTATCATCAGCTAAAAAACATCGTAAATGTGGTACTTACCGATGATATTACCGATGAAAAAAGACTCGCGTTAGAAGAAATAACATGGCTAGTCGATTCCTATTATGATATCGAATTTAGTGTAGATTCCGACATTTCAGAACGAGCTATTTTTCCAATTTCACCTTCTGAAAGCAGAGGTATCGAAGATGCTCGATTCGTGCGCTTTACCGATGAAGATGGTAAAGAAAAAGTTTACGCCACCTATACGGCCTATGACGGGCATACGATACTTCCAAAATTGCTCTCCACCGAAGATTTCACAACATTTCGAATTATGCCCATGCACGGAATGGCAGCTCAAAATAAAAATTTTGCCTTATTTCCAAGAAAGATTAAGGGTAAATATGCAGTTTTAGCACGGGTCGATGGTGTGAATAATTATATTATGTTTTCAGATCGGGCAACTCTCTGGAACGAGCCTATTAAAATTCAAGAACCAAAATATCCTTGGGAATTTACGCAAATTGGCAATTGTGGCTCACCGTTATGGACAGAGCACGGTTGGTTGATCATTACCCATGGTGTCGGACCCATGCGACGTTATTGTATAGGCGCATCTTTATTCGATCTTGAAGATCCTACTAAGCAAATCGGTAGATTGGCGCAGCCACTTTTATCTCCTTTAGAAGAAGAACGAGAAGGTTATGTGCCAAATGTAGTATATTCTTGTGGCGCCATGATTCACAATAACAGTCTCATTCTGCCCTATGCGGTTTCAGATTACTCATCTTCTTATGCTACTGTAAATTTGAAAGAGTTAATTAGTGCCTTAAAAGCCTAA
- a CDS encoding bifunctional non-homologous end joining protein LigD: MNLEEYHRKRNFEKTPEPVGENGKDSGRHRFVIQRHAARRLHYDLRLEIEGTLKSWAVPKGPSMNPADKRLAVRTEDHPISYLTFQGKIPKGNYGAGHMSIWDQGFFQLDNDNTLNLEQQLENGNLKVTFQGSKMKGRFALVRTGFKSDKEQWLLIKKQDEYALNALYDAESFSNAPKESIATNELTPGLIIKPMLASSTSKQIFNDPKWLYELKWDGYRIIAHVSNKGVLLQSRNGINYNQKFEDLHSELQGLEDEVILDGEVVILTEDGISQFGELQNYPDTQGVLRFYVFDMLYLNGHSMLGLPLSDRKSLIKEVIGDLQITKYCDHIQGMGTALYEKAIAEGMEGVMAKMANSTYTIGQRTDKWLKIKAFNSVDAIICGVTESKKMEAFGSLILGEINEQNQLIYIGNCGTGLGASTKKGLKELFASYFQEECPFENAPSLKGRKPKWMQPILNCEVTYSERTKNNLLRNPVFKRLINGELQLESKPSKSYIPSVTINKTTRNNNDFVTVDGIKVPISNLDKIYWPKSQGTKFDLIDYYLKIAPYILPHLKDRPQSLHRHPNGIDNDDFYQKDNVHIPDWLETIGIYSKSSEREINYLLCQNTASLLYMANLGCIEINPWNSRIQHLENPDYGIIDLDPPESMRFKNLKEIFFVIQTLLDEIQVKSFCKLSGSKGIHVYLPMGAKFSYEEVRNFIKLICIVVQQRIPQSTTLERLITKRNGKLYLDYLQNRRGQTVASVYSVRPLPNAPISAPFDINELNNISSSRHFTMKSFAERLTEVDDIFQPILNTSINMENSLHKLEKLL, translated from the coding sequence GTGAACCTCGAAGAGTATCATAGAAAAAGAAATTTCGAAAAAACCCCTGAACCGGTTGGAGAAAATGGCAAAGATAGCGGAAGACACCGTTTTGTCATACAACGACATGCTGCCCGCAGATTGCATTATGACCTAAGGTTGGAAATAGAGGGCACCCTAAAAAGTTGGGCGGTACCGAAAGGTCCTTCTATGAATCCCGCCGATAAACGACTTGCGGTAAGAACCGAAGACCACCCTATATCTTATTTAACCTTTCAGGGGAAAATACCTAAGGGTAATTATGGTGCAGGCCACATGAGTATTTGGGATCAGGGTTTCTTTCAATTAGATAATGATAATACGCTTAATCTAGAACAACAACTTGAAAATGGCAACTTAAAGGTCACTTTTCAAGGGAGTAAGATGAAAGGGCGATTCGCTTTGGTAAGAACGGGCTTTAAATCTGATAAAGAACAATGGCTATTAATAAAAAAACAGGATGAATATGCGCTAAACGCACTTTACGATGCAGAGTCATTTTCGAACGCACCAAAGGAGTCAATCGCTACCAACGAACTTACACCTGGCTTGATTATTAAACCGATGTTGGCCTCATCAACTAGTAAGCAAATATTCAATGACCCAAAATGGCTTTATGAACTGAAATGGGATGGATACAGAATCATTGCCCACGTCTCGAACAAAGGAGTTCTATTGCAATCAAGAAATGGAATTAACTATAATCAGAAGTTCGAAGATTTACATTCAGAATTACAGGGTTTGGAAGACGAGGTAATTTTGGATGGAGAAGTGGTAATCTTGACCGAAGATGGCATTTCCCAGTTTGGAGAACTTCAAAATTATCCTGATACCCAAGGGGTATTACGCTTTTATGTTTTCGACATGTTGTATTTAAATGGGCATAGTATGCTCGGTTTACCTTTGTCAGATAGAAAAAGCCTAATCAAAGAAGTTATAGGTGATTTGCAGATAACAAAATATTGTGACCACATTCAAGGCATGGGTACTGCCTTATATGAAAAGGCCATAGCCGAGGGCATGGAAGGTGTCATGGCCAAAATGGCGAATTCAACTTATACAATAGGTCAGAGAACTGATAAGTGGTTGAAAATAAAGGCTTTTAATTCCGTTGATGCCATAATCTGTGGCGTAACGGAATCAAAAAAAATGGAAGCTTTCGGTTCGTTGATACTAGGTGAAATAAACGAACAAAACCAATTAATATATATAGGTAATTGTGGAACGGGACTTGGAGCCTCTACCAAGAAAGGATTAAAGGAATTGTTTGCTTCCTATTTCCAAGAAGAATGCCCGTTCGAGAATGCCCCAAGTTTAAAAGGGCGAAAGCCAAAATGGATGCAGCCGATTTTGAATTGTGAGGTTACTTATTCTGAAAGAACCAAGAATAATTTACTGCGCAATCCAGTTTTTAAACGTCTCATTAATGGTGAATTACAGTTAGAAAGTAAACCGAGTAAGTCTTATATTCCTTCCGTAACTATTAATAAGACGACAAGAAATAACAATGACTTTGTTACTGTTGACGGAATAAAAGTGCCAATCAGCAATTTAGATAAAATTTATTGGCCCAAATCACAGGGTACTAAATTCGATTTAATCGATTATTATTTAAAAATAGCACCTTATATCTTACCCCATTTAAAAGACAGACCGCAAAGTTTACATAGACACCCGAACGGTATCGACAACGATGATTTTTACCAAAAGGATAATGTGCATATACCAGATTGGCTTGAAACTATTGGCATTTATTCCAAGTCGAGTGAACGTGAAATAAATTACTTACTATGTCAGAATACCGCCAGTCTTCTTTACATGGCCAATCTAGGTTGCATTGAAATAAATCCGTGGAATTCTCGTATACAACACCTTGAAAATCCTGATTATGGCATTATCGATTTGGATCCACCCGAATCAATGCGCTTTAAAAATCTAAAAGAAATTTTTTTTGTAATTCAAACCTTGCTCGATGAGATTCAGGTTAAATCTTTTTGTAAGCTGTCAGGCTCAAAAGGCATACATGTCTATTTGCCCATGGGTGCTAAATTCAGTTATGAAGAAGTAAGAAATTTTATAAAACTTATTTGCATTGTGGTACAACAGAGAATACCTCAATCAACTACGCTCGAACGTTTGATAACAAAGAGAAATGGCAAATTGTATTTAGACTATCTTCAGAATAGAAGAGGCCAAACAGTGGCTTCGGTGTATTCGGTAAGACCATTGCCGAACGCTCCCATATCGGCACCCTTCGATATTAATGAACTTAACAATATTTCAAGTTCCAGACACTTTACTATGAAGAGTTTTGCTGAAAGATTAACTGAAGTGGATGATATTTTTCAACCTATCTTAAATACTTCAATCAACATGGAAAATTCTCTTCACAAATTGGAAAAATTACTATAG
- a CDS encoding glycosyltransferase involved in cell wall biosynthesis, with protein MENKVNVTFKESNGKKRNSDTKVVSGRTSKSRGAIKPHESRKVVEVVCISSYPPRECGIATFSKDLRQSLQQVLNGTFKVTVCSLESGADKYSYSDEVAYSLNSDRSEDFVKVATALNNNPNIALILIQHEFGLFENRGDEFINFLRLLEKPIVLTFHTVLPNPDNTFKKQVQQIVEHCSRIIVMTEKSAEILKRDYALNKSTINIIPHGTHLIDNKNKTILKETYGFSGKTILSTFGLLGPGKSIETTLLALPGIITEHPDVLFLIIGKTHPVLVKNSGEDYRIYLEGIVEKLGLQNHVKFVNRFLDTNQLLDHLQFTDIYLFTSKDPNQAVSGTFAYALSCGCPIISTPIPHAVEVLKNGAGVIFDFSDSGQLRNHVINLLKDKDSLLRMKQAGLHTTASSSWQNVALAHADFFQELGSPQIKLKYRKPPIDLTHLKKMTTEVGILQFCQINQPDYEWGYTLDDNARALIAFCRYYKLTRDHDALQYIRRYFNFVERCFRPNGQFLNYVDKYYLFTEQNNEVNLEDANGRAIWALGNLLSVSKLFPEEYSFIQDKAKFLFRETLSNAEKITSPRAMAFVIKGISFYALEYGIKDVENLVHEKATSLVNLYHSSKSDGWRWYEDYLTYGNAVIPQALLMASMITGKSSYRNVAKSTFDFLLDKIYTEDSIRVISNKRWYKKGETLSKEFIGGEQPIDVAYTILALELFEMEFPGEGYANLQEVAFNWFLGNNPLRQSIYNHSTGGCFDGIERTNVSLNQGAESTVSYLLARLTFKDNLTI; from the coding sequence ATGGAAAACAAGGTCAATGTTACTTTTAAAGAATCAAATGGAAAAAAAAGAAATTCAGATACCAAGGTAGTTTCAGGTAGAACTAGTAAGAGCAGGGGCGCTATAAAACCACATGAGAGCAGAAAAGTAGTAGAGGTCGTGTGTATTTCTTCCTATCCACCTAGAGAATGTGGTATAGCGACTTTCTCCAAAGATTTAAGACAGTCATTGCAGCAAGTGTTGAACGGAACGTTCAAGGTAACCGTATGCTCTTTAGAAAGTGGTGCCGATAAGTATTCATATTCAGATGAAGTCGCTTATTCATTGAATTCTGATAGAAGTGAAGATTTTGTAAAGGTAGCAACCGCCTTGAACAATAACCCGAACATTGCTTTGATCCTGATACAGCATGAATTTGGGTTATTCGAAAATAGGGGAGATGAATTTATAAATTTTCTTCGCTTGTTAGAAAAACCAATAGTACTAACCTTTCATACCGTTTTACCTAATCCCGATAATACGTTTAAAAAGCAAGTGCAACAGATTGTTGAGCATTGTTCTCGAATTATAGTGATGACTGAGAAATCGGCGGAAATATTGAAGAGAGATTATGCTTTAAATAAATCTACGATAAATATCATACCTCATGGTACACATTTAATTGACAATAAAAATAAAACAATTCTTAAGGAGACATATGGATTTAGTGGTAAGACCATACTTTCTACATTCGGATTGCTGGGGCCAGGTAAAAGCATCGAAACTACATTACTTGCATTACCCGGTATTATTACAGAACACCCGGACGTTTTATTTTTAATTATAGGAAAGACACATCCGGTCTTGGTCAAAAATTCAGGGGAAGATTATCGCATTTATTTAGAGGGCATTGTTGAAAAACTAGGTTTACAAAATCATGTGAAGTTCGTCAATCGGTTTTTAGATACTAATCAATTACTTGACCATCTACAGTTTACCGATATTTATCTCTTTACCAGTAAAGATCCAAATCAGGCGGTAAGCGGCACCTTTGCTTATGCACTTAGTTGCGGATGCCCCATAATTTCAACGCCCATACCTCATGCCGTAGAAGTATTGAAGAATGGGGCGGGTGTAATTTTTGACTTTTCCGACTCTGGACAACTACGAAATCATGTTATAAATTTACTCAAAGATAAAGATAGCCTTCTGCGCATGAAACAGGCTGGTTTGCACACCACTGCCTCGTCATCATGGCAGAACGTTGCTTTGGCCCATGCTGATTTTTTTCAAGAACTTGGTTCGCCCCAGATAAAACTAAAGTATAGAAAACCACCTATTGATTTGACACATTTGAAGAAAATGACTACTGAGGTGGGCATCTTACAATTCTGTCAAATCAATCAACCGGACTACGAGTGGGGCTATACACTCGATGATAATGCCCGAGCTTTAATTGCTTTTTGTCGTTACTATAAACTGACCAGAGACCATGATGCGCTGCAATATATTAGAAGATATTTCAATTTTGTAGAGCGATGTTTTCGCCCCAATGGCCAGTTTCTAAATTATGTGGATAAGTATTACCTGTTTACCGAGCAAAATAATGAAGTGAATTTAGAGGATGCCAATGGTAGAGCTATTTGGGCTTTAGGTAACTTACTTTCTGTCTCAAAACTATTTCCTGAAGAATATTCATTCATTCAGGATAAGGCTAAATTTCTTTTTAGGGAAACCCTTTCAAATGCGGAAAAAATCACGTCACCACGTGCAATGGCTTTTGTAATTAAAGGTATTTCCTTTTATGCACTTGAATATGGTATAAAAGATGTTGAAAATTTAGTGCATGAGAAGGCGACATCATTGGTAAATCTGTACCATTCCTCTAAATCAGACGGTTGGAGGTGGTATGAAGATTATTTGACCTATGGTAACGCTGTTATTCCACAAGCTCTACTAATGGCATCGATGATTACCGGTAAGTCGTCTTATAGAAATGTGGCCAAATCGACTTTCGATTTTCTATTGGATAAGATTTACACTGAAGATTCAATAAGGGTGATTTCCAATAAGAGATGGTACAAAAAAGGGGAGACACTTAGTAAAGAATTTATAGGTGGAGAACAGCCAATTGATGTCGCTTACACCATATTAGCACTAGAACTTTTTGAAATGGAATTTCCAGGAGAGGGATATGCAAATTTGCAGGAGGTAGCATTTAATTGGTTTCTCGGAAATAATCCCTTGAGGCAGAGTATTTATAACCACTCAACAGGTGGCTGTTTTGACGGTATCGAACGCACGAATGTCAGTTTAAACCAAGGGGCCGAGTCTACAGTAAGTTATCTCTTGGCACGATTGACCTTTAAAGATAACCTCACGATATGA
- a CDS encoding uncharacterized membrane protein YqaE (UPF0057 family), translating to MSLLTIILNILLPPLAVFLKHGIGLTLLVSILLTMLAWIPGIIHAFIVND from the coding sequence ATGTCTTTATTAACTATTATTCTTAATATTCTGCTTCCACCTCTAGCCGTATTCCTTAAACATGGTATAGGCCTAACATTATTAGTGAGCATATTGCTCACCATGTTAGCCTGGATACCTGGTATTATTCATGCATTTATAGTAAACGACTAG
- a CDS encoding mannose-6-phosphate isomerase type 2 codes for MRVAMLAPIAWRTPPRNYGPWEKVTSILTENLVKRGIDVTLFATGDSLTSAKLQSSCPEPYEQNKNLDAKVEECMHISHLMENADQFDIVHNQFDFLPLTYSSLIKPPMVTTIHGFSSNKIIPVYEKYNNSTSYVSISDSDRHDSIRYIDTIYHGIDGNSFTFKEMKEDFLLFYGRIHRDKGAHTAIEIAKRVGKTLIIAGLVQDAEYYDKCIAPEIDGVHIKYVGNLSQTEGNDILGKALALLHPIYFDEPFGLSVAESLMCGTPVIAFNRGSMPELIENGRTGFLVKSVEEAVQAISKISSIDNRLCRSEALKKFSIEVMVDKYINVYERILAR; via the coding sequence ATGAGGGTAGCTATGCTGGCGCCAATAGCTTGGCGTACGCCGCCAAGAAATTATGGTCCTTGGGAGAAGGTGACATCTATACTAACTGAGAATTTGGTAAAAAGAGGTATTGATGTAACCCTTTTTGCTACGGGCGATTCGCTTACCTCGGCAAAGTTGCAATCTTCATGCCCAGAGCCCTACGAACAGAATAAAAACCTTGATGCAAAGGTCGAAGAATGTATGCATATCAGTCATTTGATGGAAAATGCGGATCAATTCGATATTGTGCATAACCAATTTGACTTTTTGCCCTTGACTTACTCTAGTCTCATAAAGCCCCCTATGGTGACCACAATACATGGTTTCTCATCGAACAAGATTATTCCTGTTTACGAGAAGTATAATAATTCGACTTCTTATGTATCTATCTCAGATTCTGACAGGCATGACAGTATTCGATATATCGACACAATTTATCACGGCATAGATGGCAATTCTTTTACTTTTAAGGAAATGAAAGAAGATTTTCTCTTGTTTTATGGACGAATTCATCGGGATAAGGGGGCGCACACGGCTATTGAAATAGCTAAAAGAGTCGGAAAAACTCTGATCATAGCAGGTTTGGTTCAAGACGCAGAGTATTACGATAAGTGTATTGCTCCAGAAATAGATGGTGTACATATAAAATATGTAGGCAACCTGAGCCAGACTGAAGGCAATGACATTCTTGGTAAAGCGCTTGCTCTGTTACATCCCATTTATTTTGATGAACCCTTTGGTCTCAGTGTTGCCGAATCTTTAATGTGTGGTACTCCAGTAATTGCCTTCAATAGGGGCAGTATGCCTGAACTGATTGAGAATGGTCGCACTGGTTTTTTGGTGAAATCTGTAGAGGAAGCGGTTCAAGCCATCTCTAAAATTAGCAGTATAGATAACAGGCTATGCCGTAGTGAGGCCTTGAAGAAATTCAGCATTGAAGTAATGGTGGATAAATACATAAATGTATACGAGCGAATTCTTGCTCGATGA
- a CDS encoding DNA end-binding protein Ku codes for MRSIWNGSISFGLVSIPVKLFSGSEERALDLDMLDSHDGSRIRYKRVNEKTGEEVEWKDIVKGFKKDDEYIILEKEDFDNANMRKSKTIDIEQFINESEVADVLFKKPYFVKPQKGGEKSYSLLRNALKNEKKLGVATFVMRQKEHLSLIGIYKDALVLHVIRFEDEIRSTEELELPANKVSKKEMEMATSLIEQYTEKFDFGKFKDVYNEQLLKIIESKASGKKVKVDKYEAKPTEAKDLMAQLKASLEKRKKKAS; via the coding sequence ATGAGATCAATTTGGAATGGTTCAATAAGTTTCGGCCTAGTATCTATACCGGTGAAGTTGTTTTCAGGTTCTGAAGAGAGAGCTTTAGATTTGGATATGCTAGATAGTCATGATGGATCGCGAATACGTTACAAACGTGTGAATGAAAAAACCGGGGAGGAGGTTGAATGGAAAGATATCGTCAAAGGCTTTAAAAAGGATGATGAGTATATTATTTTGGAAAAGGAAGATTTTGATAATGCCAATATGCGAAAGAGCAAGACAATAGACATTGAGCAGTTCATCAATGAATCTGAGGTTGCCGATGTATTATTTAAAAAACCATATTTTGTTAAGCCTCAAAAGGGGGGTGAAAAATCATATTCATTATTACGGAACGCCCTTAAAAATGAAAAGAAACTTGGCGTTGCCACTTTTGTAATGCGGCAGAAAGAGCATCTATCCCTAATCGGAATCTATAAAGATGCGCTTGTTCTACACGTGATAAGGTTTGAAGATGAGATAAGAAGCACCGAAGAATTAGAACTCCCCGCCAATAAAGTGAGCAAAAAAGAAATGGAAATGGCGACTTCACTTATCGAACAATACACAGAGAAATTCGATTTCGGTAAATTTAAGGACGTGTACAATGAACAGCTATTAAAAATAATAGAGTCGAAGGCTTCCGGCAAAAAGGTAAAGGTAGATAAATACGAAGCTAAACCTACAGAGGCAAAAGATTTAATGGCTCAGCTAAAGGCCAGTCTGGAAAAAAGAAAAAAGAAGGCATCGTAA